The nucleotide sequence TCCAATCACCCTCTGCGCCGAAACCATAGCCATCGGCCATCAACCGCTGCACAGCAAGGCCGGGCAACTGCGGCAGGCCGTGCAAATCTTCGAAAGTTGTGGTGAAACCCTTGAAATTTCCCTGCTCCAAAAACGCCCGCAGCGCCAACTCGATACGCGCGCCGTCGCGCAATGCTTCATGGCGTGCGCCGCCCTTTCGAAGTTCCGCTACCACGTTGTAAATCTGCTCGTATGCATCACAAAGTTGGTCAACCTGCTTGTCGCCGATCTCGCGCATCACAGCAACCAAATCACCCACGCCGTGCCCGTTCACGGAAAAGCCGAATTTCATTTCTGACGCAACTTTGTCGCCTTCGGTCACCGCAACTTGGCGCATGTTGTCGCCAAAGCGCACAAATTTTGCTCCTTGCCAATCATGCCATCCTCGCGCCACCCGCATCCATGAGGCCATGCGCTCCTGCACCTTCGCATCGTCCCAATATCCGGCGACAACCTTTCGCCCGAGACGCATCCGGGTATGGATGAACCCGGCCTCGCGGTCGCCGTGCGCAGCTTGGTGGAGGTTCATGAAATCCATGTCGATGGTTCCCCACGGCAAGTCACGATGGAACTGCGTGTGCAGGTGAAGGAAAGGCCGCCGCAATACCGACAGCCCGCCGATCCACATTTTCGAGGGCGAGAACGTGTGCATCCATAGGACGAGGCCCGCGCACGAAGGGTCGCTGTTTGCTTCAAGACTAAGCTGACGGATCGCCTCGGGAGAAACCATCACGGGCTTGCAGACCAACTCAAGCGGAAGACGTCCGCCCGCGTTGAGTGCAGCGACCATCTTCTGTGAATCCGCCGCGACTTTCTTGAGCGCTGCTTCGCCGTAGAGATGCTGGCTTCCGGTGACGAACCAAATGACGGGGTTACCGATTTTCATGAGAATTTCGTTTCTTTGATTTTGAGAAGATCCTTCATAACCACCGCGAGGTCTGCTGTGTGATCCAGCCCGCCGAACGCGTCATGCAGCAGCCGGTAAAGACGGTATAATTTGTCATAGACGCGCCTGTTCGCGGGGATCGGCCGGTAAACAACCGGCTTGAGCGAAATCATCGCATTTTGCGCCGTCGGGTAATCCTGATAAACCCCCGCGACCACGGAGGCCGCGACCGCAGAGCCAAGTGCACATGCCTGACTCGAACCCGCCACACGAATAGTGCAGCCCGTGACATCGGCGTAAATCTGCATGAGCAGCGGATTTTTTTCCGCGATACCGCCCGCACACACGACACGCTCGACCGGAACACCG is from Chthoniobacterales bacterium and encodes:
- the araA gene encoding L-arabinose isomerase, which gives rise to MKIGNPVIWFVTGSQHLYGEAALKKVAADSQKMVAALNAGGRLPLELVCKPVMVSPEAIRQLSLEANSDPSCAGLVLWMHTFSPSKMWIGGLSVLRRPFLHLHTQFHRDLPWGTIDMDFMNLHQAAHGDREAGFIHTRMRLGRKVVAGYWDDAKVQERMASWMRVARGWHDWQGAKFVRFGDNMRQVAVTEGDKVASEMKFGFSVNGHGVGDLVAVMREIGDKQVDQLCDAYEQIYNVVAELRKGGARHEALRDGARIELALRAFLEQGNFKGFTTTFEDLHGLPQLPGLAVQRLMADGYGFGAEGDWKTCALLRVAKVMAQGAKGGTSFMEDYTYHLAPDGQLVLGSHMLEICPSIAADKPTLEIHSLGIGGKGDPVRLVFNASAGPAINASLIHLGNRFRLLVNEVDVIKPPQDVPNLPVARAVWKCRPDFQTACEAWIYAGGAHHTVFSHVVTTDMIRDFAAIAGVEIIAIDKDTQVDTFRDSLSWNEAYYHLASGMIA